The Mesoterricola silvestris sequence CCGGATCTCCGGGAACGGCTCCATTCGCGGCTCCCGTGGATCCTCCTGGCCTGGTCCGCCGGAAGCGGGGCCCTGGCGCTGAGGCTGGCGGCGGGGCTCCTGTGGCTCTACGGGCCCTGTCTCCGGAAGGCCCGCCCCGCGCCTGCCTCCCTGGAGGTCGACCTGGAGCGCCTCCGCGCGGCCTTCCGTCACGCCCGCCCCGTGCGGCTGCTGGTCTCCGACCTGGTGGACTCGCCCCTGGTGGTGGGATTCTGGCGGGCCGTCATCCTCGTGCCCGCCGCCGCCCTCCTGGCTCTGCCGGAGGCCTCCCTCGAGGCCGTCCTCGCCCACGAGCTCGCCCACATCAAGCGCCAGGATTTCCTCCTGAACTTCCTCCAGAACGTCGCGGAGGTCGTCTTCTTCTTCCACCCGGCCGTGTGGTGGCTCTCCCGCGAGATCCGCGCGGAGCGGGAGCACTGCTGCGACGACGCCGCCGCGGCCCACTGCGGCGGGGGCCTGCGCTACGCCCAGGCCCTGGCCGACCTGGAAGCCCTGCGCCACGGACCCACCACCCAACTGGCCCCCTCGGGCCATGGAGGCTCCCTCTTGCACCGCATCAAACGCCTGGTCCTTCCCATGCTGCCCACCCAGACCCTCACCCGCCCCGGGCTCCTCGCCCTGGCCGCCGTCACCGTGCTCGCGACAGGCGTCCACTGGACGCCCCTCGTGGCCGCGCCTCCGGAACCGCCCCCCCAACCCGCCGTGGATTCGCCCAAGGCCATGCCCGCGGCACCCGCCCAGGCCGAGCCCACCCATGCCGCCCTCTACCAGCTGCCGCTGGAGGACCCCCCCGGCGCCGCCGCGCGGTCCTTCGCGGCGCCCCTCCCGGTCCCCGAAGTTCCCGCCCCGGCCCCCGCTCCCCGGCCGAGTGTCTCCCCGGGCCAGGCCCCGACGATCTGGCCCTTCGAGGGGAGGATCCCGGCCTTCGATTCCGCCCGGGTCTTCAGGGGCGTCACCGCCATCTTCGGGGGGGCGGAATTCGAGATCCCGCCCCACGCCCGGATCACCCTCAAGCTCCGGCCCGATGGCGACAATTCCTTGGGGGCCTTCAGAATTGTGGTGCAACGGAAGGAACACCCGGAAGACAACGACCTCCGGTGGCTCACGAACACCTCCGATAAGGTCCAGTACGTGTACGTGAGCGTATTCCCGCCCCTGATCGTGCATCGCCACGGCGCTTTCAGTATCCTTCCCGGGGGGCCCTTCATCCTGGAGGTGGAGCGGAGCTGGGATCCGGCCGCC is a genomic window containing:
- a CDS encoding M56 family metallopeptidase, whose translation is MSTAALAPWLQAFAWGLVHFLWEGALIGCATFLALRFAHRPQTRYLVACLGLLAMVLAFLATVVAARPETLAIEPATTFSGVVTVVPPDLRERLHSRLPWILLAWSAGSGALALRLAAGLLWLYGPCLRKARPAPASLEVDLERLRAAFRHARPVRLLVSDLVDSPLVVGFWRAVILVPAAALLALPEASLEAVLAHELAHIKRQDFLLNFLQNVAEVVFFFHPAVWWLSREIRAEREHCCDDAAAAHCGGGLRYAQALADLEALRHGPTTQLAPSGHGGSLLHRIKRLVLPMLPTQTLTRPGLLALAAVTVLATGVHWTPLVAAPPEPPPQPAVDSPKAMPAAPAQAEPTHAALYQLPLEDPPGAAARSFAAPLPVPEVPAPAPAPRPSVSPGQAPTIWPFEGRIPAFDSARVFRGVTAIFGGAEFEIPPHARITLKLRPDGDNSLGAFRIVVQRKEHPEDNDLRWLTNTSDKVQYVYVSVFPPLIVHRHGAFSILPGGPFILEVERSWDPAALDPRAKAVAFTQAAIKELPLVKIGSMRVRSHPRSLDYPPAALAARIEGSVRLELVVDREGWPVQVKALDGPPELRAAAEDYGWRFSFSTPPARRKFKAVRVEMAVDFRLDPAASTTPDTPAPQSALRFKSVFIPAHAEMAAIQGNASQNRSFSFEIPPHARIGPCGSPLT